From Ancylobacter pratisalsi, one genomic window encodes:
- a CDS encoding GatB/YqeY domain-containing protein, whose protein sequence is MLRDEINSSLKEAMKAGDKLRLATLRLVNAAIKDRDIEARGHGRDPLADDEVMGLLTKMIKQREESAKVYEEAGRVDLSTQEREEIEVIKVFLPQQMSEAESQAAISAVIAEIDAHGLKDMGRTMAALKERYTGVMDFGKASGTVKALLTA, encoded by the coding sequence GTGCTGCGCGACGAGATCAATAGCTCCCTCAAGGAGGCGATGAAGGCCGGTGACAAGCTGCGTCTCGCAACGCTGCGACTGGTCAACGCCGCGATCAAGGATCGCGACATCGAGGCGCGCGGCCACGGCCGCGACCCGCTTGCCGACGACGAAGTGATGGGCCTGCTGACCAAGATGATCAAGCAGCGCGAGGAATCCGCGAAGGTCTATGAGGAAGCCGGCCGCGTCGATCTTTCCACGCAGGAGCGCGAGGAAATCGAGGTCATCAAGGTGTTCCTGCCCCAGCAGATGAGCGAGGCCGAATCGCAGGCCGCCATCAGCGCGGTGATCGCGGAGATCGACGCGCACGGGCTGAAGGACATGGGCCGCACCATGGCCGCGCTCAAGGAGCGCTATACCGGCGTGATGGATTTCGGCAAGGCCAGCGGCACCGTGAAGGCCCTGCTCACCGCC
- the carA gene encoding glutamine-hydrolyzing carbamoyl-phosphate synthase small subunit, which translates to MNGSAGQHSDDEVRVDDAWAEPVPTALLVLADGTVLEGFGLGATGHAVGEVCFNTAMTGYQEVLTDPSYAGQIITFTFPHIGNVGTNEDDIETISMAGASGVRGVVVHSAITEPSNYRATRHFDQWLKARGIIAISGVDTRALTALIRDGGMPNAVIAHAPDGIFDVEALKRQAAEWPGLVGMDLVPMVTSAQRFSWDETPWTWPEGFGRQSAPGHHVVAVDYGIKRNILRLLARAGCKVTVVPATTTAEEILGLKPDGVFLSNGPGDPAATGEYAVPVIREIIDSGVPTFGICLGHQMIGLAVGGRTMKMHQGHHGANHPVKDMTTGKVEITSMNHGFAVDRDSLPDTAQETHVSLFDGSNAGIQLTDRPVFSVQYHPEASPGPQDSHYLFDRFIEMIAKNKKAA; encoded by the coding sequence ATGAACGGAAGCGCTGGACAGCACTCCGACGATGAGGTGCGGGTCGACGACGCATGGGCCGAGCCGGTGCCGACGGCACTGCTGGTGCTGGCGGATGGAACGGTGCTGGAAGGCTTCGGCCTCGGCGCCACCGGCCATGCCGTCGGCGAGGTGTGTTTCAACACCGCCATGACCGGCTATCAGGAAGTGCTGACCGATCCGTCCTATGCCGGACAGATCATCACCTTCACCTTTCCACATATCGGCAATGTCGGCACCAATGAGGACGACATCGAGACCATCTCGATGGCCGGCGCCTCGGGCGTGCGCGGCGTGGTCGTGCATTCGGCGATCACCGAACCGTCGAACTACCGTGCCACCCGCCATTTCGACCAGTGGCTGAAGGCCCGCGGCATCATCGCCATCTCCGGCGTCGACACCCGCGCCCTCACCGCGCTGATCCGCGATGGCGGCATGCCCAACGCGGTGATCGCCCACGCCCCCGACGGCATTTTCGACGTCGAGGCGCTGAAGCGCCAGGCCGCCGAATGGCCGGGTCTGGTCGGCATGGACCTGGTGCCGATGGTTACCTCCGCCCAGCGTTTCAGCTGGGACGAGACGCCGTGGACCTGGCCCGAGGGCTTCGGCCGCCAGAGCGCGCCGGGGCACCACGTGGTCGCGGTGGACTACGGCATCAAGCGCAACATCCTGCGTCTGCTGGCCCGCGCGGGCTGCAAGGTCACCGTGGTGCCGGCCACCACGACGGCGGAGGAGATCCTGGGACTGAAGCCGGACGGGGTGTTCCTCTCCAACGGCCCGGGCGACCCGGCCGCGACGGGTGAATACGCCGTGCCGGTGATCCGCGAGATCATCGACAGCGGCGTGCCGACCTTCGGCATCTGCCTCGGCCACCAGATGATCGGCCTGGCGGTGGGCGGGCGCACCATGAAGATGCACCAGGGCCACCACGGCGCGAACCATCCGGTCAAGGACATGACCACCGGCAAGGTCGAGATCACCTCGATGAACCATGGCTTCGCGGTCGACCGCGACAGCCTGCCGGACACCGCGCAGGAGACCCACGTCTCGCTGTTCGACGGCTCGAACGCCGGCATCCAGCTCACCGACAGGCCGGTATTCTCGGTGCAGTACCACCCCGAAGCGAGCCCCGGCCCGCAGGACAGCCACTATCTGTTCGATCGTTTCATCGAGATGATCGCGAAGAACAAGAAGGCGGCGTAA
- the carB gene encoding carbamoyl-phosphate synthase large subunit produces MPKRTDISTILIIGAGPIVIGQACEFDYSGTQACKTLKAEGYRVVLVNSNPATIMTDPDLADATYIEPITPEVVAKIIAKERHAISGGFALLPTMGGQTALNCALSLRKMGVLDEFDVEMIGATAEAIDKAEDRELFRDAMTKIGLDTPRSRQIKNLPQALEALDEIGLPAIIRPSFTMGGQGGGIAYNKSEYIEIIERGIDASPTNEVLVEESVLGWKEYEMEVVRDKADNCIIICSIENIDPMGVHTGDSITVAPALTLTDKEYQIMRDASLAVLREIGVETGGSNVQFAIDPETGRMIVIEMNPRVSRSSALASKATGFPIAKVAARLAVGYTLDEIANDITGGATPASFEPTIDYVVTKIPRFAFEKFPGADPVLTTSMKSVGEAMAIGRTFQESLQKALRSLETGLTGLDEIEIEGLGQGDDKNAIRAAIGTPTPDRLLYVGQAMRLGLDNETIHASCKIDPWFLEQLREIIDMEAKVRTHGLPRTAGAFRRLKAMGFSDSRLAGLSRLHEAEVAARRRALDVRPVYKRIDTCAAEFAAPTAYMYSSYETPFAGVSMDESRPSGAKKVAILGGGPNRIGQGIEFDYCCCHAAFALKDAGYETIMVNCNPETVSTDYDTSDRLYFEPLTAEDVIEILDRERANGELHGVIVQFGGQTPLKLARALEDADIPILGTSPEAIDLAEDRDRFKTLLDKLKLRQPANGIAYSVEQARLITADLGFPLVVRPSYVLGGRAMQIIREESQLGDYLLGTLPGLVPNDIKARYPNDKTGQINTLLGKNPLLFDRYLSDAIEVDVDCLSDGEDTFICGIMEHIEEAGIHSGDSACSLPPYSLSPDMIAELEAQTRRMALALGVGGLMNVQYAIKDGTIYVLEVNPRASRTVPFVAKVIGQPIAKIAARVMAGEKLASFGLKPFAGGHVAVKEAVFPFARFPGVDTVLGPEMRSTGEVMGLDRSFAVAFAKSQLGGGTKVPTSGTVFISLREDDKPRILETAAMLQSLGFKIIATSGTQRFLAANGIASDTINKVLEGRPHIVDAIKNGGVQLVFNTTEGAQALADSRSLRRAALLHKVPYYTTLSGAIAAARGIKAYIGGDLEVRALQDYFSSGRH; encoded by the coding sequence ATGCCGAAACGCACAGATATCTCCACCATCCTCATCATCGGTGCCGGACCTATCGTTATCGGTCAGGCCTGCGAGTTCGACTATTCCGGCACCCAGGCGTGCAAGACCCTCAAGGCCGAGGGCTACCGCGTGGTGCTGGTGAACTCCAATCCGGCAACCATCATGACGGACCCGGATCTGGCGGACGCGACCTATATCGAGCCGATCACGCCGGAAGTCGTCGCCAAGATCATCGCCAAGGAGCGCCACGCCATCTCCGGCGGGTTCGCCCTGCTGCCGACCATGGGCGGCCAGACGGCGCTGAACTGCGCGCTCTCGCTGCGCAAGATGGGCGTGTTGGACGAATTCGACGTCGAGATGATCGGCGCCACCGCCGAGGCCATCGACAAGGCCGAGGACCGCGAGCTGTTCCGCGACGCGATGACCAAGATCGGTCTCGACACGCCGCGCTCGCGCCAGATCAAGAACCTGCCGCAGGCGCTGGAAGCGCTGGATGAGATCGGCCTGCCGGCCATCATCCGCCCCTCCTTCACCATGGGCGGACAGGGTGGCGGCATCGCCTACAACAAGTCCGAATACATCGAGATCATCGAGCGCGGCATCGACGCCTCCCCCACCAACGAAGTGCTGGTGGAAGAGAGCGTGCTGGGCTGGAAGGAGTATGAGATGGAGGTCGTCCGCGACAAGGCGGACAACTGCATCATCATCTGCTCCATCGAGAACATCGACCCGATGGGCGTGCACACCGGTGATTCGATCACCGTCGCCCCGGCGCTGACGCTGACCGACAAGGAATACCAGATCATGCGCGACGCCTCGCTGGCGGTGCTGCGCGAGATCGGGGTGGAGACCGGCGGTTCCAACGTGCAGTTCGCGATCGACCCGGAAACCGGGCGCATGATCGTGATCGAGATGAACCCGCGGGTGTCGCGCTCCTCGGCGCTGGCTTCCAAGGCCACCGGCTTCCCGATCGCCAAGGTCGCAGCGCGCCTGGCTGTCGGCTACACGCTGGACGAGATCGCCAACGACATCACCGGCGGGGCGACGCCTGCCTCGTTCGAGCCGACCATCGACTACGTCGTCACCAAGATCCCCCGCTTCGCCTTCGAGAAGTTCCCCGGCGCCGACCCGGTGCTGACCACTTCGATGAAGTCGGTTGGCGAGGCGATGGCGATCGGGCGCACCTTCCAGGAAAGCCTGCAGAAGGCGCTGCGCTCGCTGGAGACCGGCCTTACCGGGCTCGACGAGATCGAGATCGAGGGCCTTGGCCAGGGCGACGACAAGAACGCCATCCGCGCCGCCATCGGCACCCCGACCCCCGACCGTCTGCTCTATGTCGGGCAGGCGATGCGCCTTGGCCTCGACAACGAGACCATCCACGCCAGTTGCAAGATCGACCCGTGGTTCCTCGAACAGCTGCGCGAAATCATCGACATGGAGGCGAAGGTACGCACCCATGGCCTGCCGCGCACCGCGGGCGCCTTCCGGCGGCTGAAGGCGATGGGCTTCTCGGATTCGCGCCTGGCCGGCCTGTCGCGCCTGCATGAGGCGGAAGTCGCCGCGCGCCGGCGGGCGCTGGACGTGCGCCCGGTCTACAAGCGCATCGACACCTGCGCCGCCGAATTCGCCGCCCCCACCGCCTATATGTATTCGAGCTACGAAACCCCGTTCGCGGGCGTCTCGATGGATGAATCGCGTCCTTCCGGCGCCAAGAAAGTCGCCATTCTCGGCGGCGGCCCGAACCGGATCGGCCAGGGCATCGAGTTCGACTATTGCTGCTGCCATGCCGCCTTCGCGCTGAAGGACGCCGGGTATGAGACCATCATGGTCAACTGCAACCCGGAAACCGTCTCGACCGACTACGACACCTCGGACCGGCTGTATTTCGAGCCGCTGACCGCCGAGGATGTGATCGAGATTCTCGACCGCGAGCGCGCCAATGGCGAGCTTCACGGCGTCATCGTGCAGTTCGGTGGCCAGACCCCGCTGAAACTGGCGCGGGCGCTGGAAGATGCCGATATCCCGATCCTGGGCACCTCGCCCGAGGCGATCGACCTCGCCGAGGACCGCGACCGCTTCAAGACCCTGCTGGACAAGCTGAAGCTGCGCCAGCCCGCCAACGGCATCGCCTATTCGGTGGAACAGGCCCGCCTGATCACCGCCGATCTCGGCTTTCCGCTGGTGGTGCGTCCCTCCTATGTGCTGGGCGGACGCGCGATGCAGATCATCCGCGAGGAAAGCCAGCTCGGCGACTACCTGCTCGGCACCCTGCCCGGGCTGGTGCCGAACGACATCAAGGCGCGCTACCCCAACGACAAGACCGGCCAGATCAACACGCTGCTGGGCAAGAACCCGCTGCTGTTCGACCGCTATCTCTCGGATGCGATCGAGGTCGATGTCGACTGCCTGAGCGACGGCGAGGACACCTTCATCTGCGGCATCATGGAGCACATCGAGGAAGCCGGCATCCATTCGGGTGATTCGGCCTGCTCGCTGCCGCCCTATTCGCTGAGCCCGGACATGATCGCCGAGCTGGAGGCGCAGACCCGCCGCATGGCGCTGGCGCTCGGTGTCGGCGGCCTGATGAACGTGCAGTACGCCATCAAGGACGGCACCATCTACGTGCTGGAAGTGAACCCGCGCGCCTCGCGCACGGTGCCCTTCGTCGCCAAGGTCATCGGCCAGCCGATCGCCAAGATCGCGGCACGCGTGATGGCGGGCGAGAAGCTTGCCAGCTTCGGCCTGAAGCCCTTCGCCGGCGGGCATGTGGCGGTGAAGGAAGCCGTGTTCCCCTTCGCCCGCTTCCCCGGCGTCGACACCGTGCTCGGCCCGGAGATGCGCTCCACCGGCGAAGTGATGGGTCTCGACCGCTCCTTCGCCGTGGCCTTTGCCAAGAGCCAGCTCGGCGGCGGCACCAAGGTGCCGACCTCGGGAACGGTGTTCATCTCGCTGCGCGAGGACGACAAGCCGCGGATCCTGGAGACCGCGGCGATGCTGCAGTCGCTCGGCTTCAAGATCATCGCCACCTCGGGCACGCAGCGCTTCCTTGCCGCCAACGGCATCGCCAGCGACACCATCAACAAGGTTCTTGAGGGCCGGCCCCATATTGTCGACGCCATCAAGAATGGCGGCGTCCAGTTGGTGTTCAACACCACCGAGGGAGCCCAGGCGCTCGCGGATTCGCGATCACTGCGCCGCGCAGCCCTCTTGCACAAAGTGCCATATTACACCACGCTGTCTGGTGCGATCGCAGCGGCGCGGGGGATCAAGGCCTATATCGGCGGCGATCTGGAAGTACGCGCCCTGCAGGATTACTTCAGCTCGGGCCGCCACTGA
- the greA gene encoding transcription elongation factor GreA: MEKFPMTAGGHAALEIELKQRQQVDRQRIIAAISEARAHGDLSENAEYHAAKEQQALNEGRIAELEDKLSRSEIIDVGKLSGDTVMFGATVTLIDEDTEEEKRWQIVGDMEADAKAGRISISSPMARALIGKKTGSSVEVVTPKGARSYEIADVRFA; this comes from the coding sequence ATGGAAAAGTTTCCGATGACCGCCGGCGGTCACGCCGCGCTTGAGATCGAACTCAAGCAGCGCCAGCAGGTCGACCGGCAGCGCATCATCGCCGCGATTTCCGAGGCGCGCGCGCATGGTGACCTGTCCGAGAACGCCGAATACCATGCCGCCAAGGAACAGCAGGCGCTGAATGAGGGCCGGATCGCCGAGCTTGAGGACAAGCTGTCGCGCTCTGAAATCATCGACGTGGGCAAGCTGTCCGGCGACACGGTGATGTTCGGGGCGACGGTGACCCTCATCGACGAGGACACCGAAGAGGAAAAGCGCTGGCAGATCGTCGGCGACATGGAGGCGGACGCCAAGGCTGGCCGCATCTCCATCTCCTCGCCCATGGCCCGCGCGCTGATCGGCAAGAAGACCGGCTCGTCCGTGGAGGTCGTCACCCCCAAGGGTGCGCGCTCCTACGAGATCGCCGACGTCCGCTTCGCCTGA
- a CDS encoding glycosyltransferase family 4 protein, whose translation MTRPAGIDAGRLEVVAPNFKRRLSGVTATLERVLPFQARALHIAALGPGLSPDVPRIGFAGLLHFWSRPAGRRVRIWHARRNVEMLAGIVLRDVLRMKLRLVFTSASQRHHKSWTKFLIRRMDGVIATSAKTAAYLERPSTVIHHGINVARFHPPASKAQARAALGLPDLRLIGCFGRIRAQKGTDVFVDALIDTLPAHPGWGGIVLGRATGAHKDFLAEQKAKVEAAGLADRILFPGEVATSKTPEWYGALDLYVAPQRWEGFGVTPLEAMACGVPVVATRVGAFDELVIEGETGQLVPPGDVGAMNEAIAAFMALDTGARAAKADAARRHIESTHSIEAEARKINAVYEVVWAGKVTR comes from the coding sequence ATGACGCGCCCCGCGGGGATCGATGCCGGGCGACTGGAAGTGGTGGCGCCGAACTTCAAGCGCCGCCTCTCCGGTGTCACCGCGACGCTGGAACGTGTGCTGCCCTTCCAGGCCCGTGCGCTGCACATCGCCGCGCTCGGGCCTGGTCTTTCACCTGACGTGCCGCGTATCGGCTTTGCCGGGCTGCTTCATTTCTGGAGCCGCCCGGCGGGCCGACGCGTGCGGATCTGGCATGCTCGCCGTAATGTCGAGATGCTGGCGGGAATCGTGCTGCGCGACGTGCTGCGGATGAAGCTGAGGCTGGTATTCACCTCCGCCTCGCAGCGCCATCACAAAAGCTGGACCAAATTCCTCATCCGCCGCATGGACGGCGTGATCGCGACGTCGGCGAAGACGGCGGCCTATCTGGAGCGCCCGTCCACGGTCATCCATCACGGCATCAATGTCGCCCGTTTTCACCCGCCCGCCAGCAAGGCGCAGGCGCGCGCCGCCCTCGGGCTGCCCGATTTGCGACTCATCGGCTGTTTCGGCCGCATCCGTGCGCAGAAGGGCACGGATGTCTTCGTCGATGCGCTGATCGATACCCTGCCCGCCCATCCGGGCTGGGGCGGCATCGTGCTCGGCCGCGCCACCGGCGCGCACAAGGATTTCCTGGCCGAACAGAAGGCAAAGGTGGAGGCCGCCGGGCTCGCCGACCGCATTCTGTTCCCCGGCGAGGTGGCGACGTCCAAGACGCCGGAATGGTATGGCGCGCTGGATCTCTACGTCGCCCCGCAGCGCTGGGAAGGCTTCGGCGTCACCCCGCTGGAGGCCATGGCCTGCGGCGTGCCGGTGGTGGCGACACGGGTCGGCGCCTTTGACGAGCTGGTGATCGAGGGCGAGACCGGGCAGCTTGTGCCGCCCGGCGATGTCGGCGCCATGAACGAAGCCATCGCCGCCTTCATGGCGCTGGACACGGGCGCGCGCGCCGCCAAGGCCGACGCCGCGCGGCGCCATATCGAGAGCACGCACTCGATCGAGGCCGAGGCGCGCAAGATCAATGCGGTCTATGAGGTGGTCTGGGCGGGCAAGGTCACCCGCTGA
- a CDS encoding ELM1/GtrOC1 family putative glycosyltransferase translates to MKLLVLRDKKPGHFNQAEGVALAVGRLTPTETARIDVHPNWFAHDDVRKFIMRRYGRTVPDARSWLRRMYDIDADALDRPDVIIGSGRPTIAAGILISRAFGGVPFLYSGGIGGYDTREVSLMIVASPRAAGNPRCAYSLIPSTVDPDAYPPPRRLAVPGDLHGAELALLVGGTAYRKEWPQNEWDALIRLVRDLAASHGVRWRVTTSRRTPDEVGARFAALAGEGVLAEFIDYRTAGPGSVRALFGADAVVVTEDSMSMLAEGLTARRPVIGLRSAKVHDGYASEAIASWCTARWGVEGQSLAILPLGTVTGEQFAATLTALEPPQGNQLDRLAALVAPVLGLEPRS, encoded by the coding sequence TTGAAGCTGCTGGTTCTGCGGGACAAGAAGCCCGGCCATTTCAACCAGGCTGAGGGTGTGGCGCTGGCGGTGGGCCGTCTGACGCCGACCGAGACCGCGCGCATCGACGTGCACCCGAACTGGTTCGCCCATGACGATGTGCGCAAGTTCATCATGCGCCGCTACGGCCGCACCGTGCCGGACGCCCGCAGCTGGCTGCGCCGGATGTACGACATCGACGCCGATGCACTGGACCGGCCGGATGTCATCATCGGCTCGGGCCGGCCAACCATCGCCGCGGGCATCCTTATCAGCCGCGCCTTTGGCGGGGTGCCGTTCCTCTATTCCGGCGGGATAGGCGGCTACGACACCCGCGAGGTGAGCCTGATGATCGTGGCCTCGCCGCGGGCGGCGGGAAATCCGCGCTGCGCGTACAGCCTCATTCCCTCGACCGTCGACCCCGATGCCTATCCGCCCCCGCGCCGGCTGGCTGTGCCGGGCGACCTTCACGGCGCCGAACTGGCGCTGCTGGTCGGGGGCACCGCCTATCGCAAGGAGTGGCCCCAGAATGAGTGGGACGCCCTGATCCGGCTGGTGCGCGACCTGGCGGCCAGCCACGGCGTGCGCTGGCGCGTGACCACCTCGCGCCGCACCCCGGACGAGGTTGGCGCGAGGTTCGCGGCGCTGGCCGGCGAGGGTGTGCTGGCGGAGTTCATCGATTACCGCACTGCCGGTCCCGGTTCGGTGCGCGCGCTGTTCGGCGCCGATGCGGTGGTGGTGACCGAGGATTCCATGAGCATGCTGGCCGAAGGGCTGACCGCGCGGCGCCCGGTCATCGGCCTGCGCTCGGCGAAGGTGCATGATGGCTATGCCAGCGAGGCGATCGCCTCCTGGTGCACGGCGCGCTGGGGCGTGGAAGGGCAGAGCCTGGCCATCCTGCCGCTCGGAACCGTCACCGGCGAGCAGTTCGCCGCCACGCTGACGGCGCTGGAGCCGCCTCAGGGCAACCAGCTCGACCGGCTGGCCGCATTGGTGGCCCCGGTGCTGGGGCTTGAGCCGCGTTCCTAG
- a CDS encoding methyltransferase domain-containing protein, with product MDHSLVGEYAKLHSRHRYGATARHALADMLPHILALRPASLIDFGCGQSDLAFLIAAKACIGEIHRYDPAIPAISILPAVRVDLAVNVDVMEHIPDEEIDAVLASIAALATHALLVIDTGPAKILLSDGRNAHVSQHGASWWLERLRPHFPAIRQMPIHRRNRVAFKTWDGEVGGLAGFSVRMRERAIYRVQKLSRSAQRKLLGPGVHGAVL from the coding sequence ATGGACCACAGCCTTGTCGGCGAGTACGCGAAGCTCCACTCCCGTCATCGCTACGGCGCCACCGCGCGGCACGCGCTGGCCGACATGCTTCCCCATATTCTTGCCCTCCGGCCCGCGTCGCTGATCGACTTCGGCTGCGGGCAAAGCGACCTCGCCTTTCTCATCGCCGCGAAGGCGTGCATCGGTGAAATTCACCGCTACGATCCCGCGATTCCCGCCATTTCCATCCTGCCGGCGGTGCGTGTGGATCTGGCCGTCAATGTCGACGTGATGGAACACATCCCCGACGAGGAAATCGACGCCGTGCTCGCCAGCATCGCCGCGCTGGCGACCCATGCGCTGCTGGTCATCGATACCGGGCCGGCCAAGATCCTGCTGTCGGACGGGCGAAACGCGCATGTGTCCCAGCACGGGGCGTCGTGGTGGCTGGAGCGCCTGCGCCCGCATTTCCCCGCCATCCGCCAGATGCCGATCCACCGACGCAACCGCGTCGCCTTCAAGACCTGGGACGGCGAGGTTGGCGGGCTGGCCGGGTTCAGCGTGCGGATGCGTGAGCGCGCGATCTACCGGGTGCAGAAACTCTCCCGTTCGGCGCAGCGCAAGCTGCTGGGCCCCGGCGTACATGGAGCCGTTCTTTGA
- a CDS encoding glycosyltransferase family 8 protein — protein MIVATATDTAYVELTAVLLASLSDRAGADVGAVYVFCDGVSPADKEKMRLSYGRDGLEFVDLTDAMGAFAARPVNNHLSRTAYARILMPLTLADATGRLLYIDCDTLVNGSLAPLAEIDMQGHALAAVDDIALQVPERHAKRNLDIGLPADMRYFNSGVLLIDLEAWRHQRISERVIEFVDAHPELPMMDQDALNGALRGDWLALDERWNMHRRLKKGRYVDDPSIWADARIIHFIGQIKPNYSDCGHPSRDLYFEHRARTPFANAPIKTRFGRKVEKRVRRLKRFIGRLKRRFEG, from the coding sequence TTGATCGTCGCCACCGCGACTGACACCGCCTATGTGGAACTGACGGCCGTTCTGCTTGCCTCCCTTTCCGACAGGGCGGGTGCGGACGTCGGCGCGGTCTATGTGTTCTGCGACGGCGTCAGCCCCGCCGACAAGGAGAAGATGCGGCTGAGCTACGGCCGTGACGGGCTGGAATTCGTCGATCTGACCGATGCGATGGGCGCCTTCGCCGCGCGGCCGGTCAACAATCATCTCTCGCGCACCGCCTACGCCCGCATCCTGATGCCGCTGACGCTGGCCGATGCCACCGGCCGGCTGCTCTATATCGACTGCGACACGCTGGTGAACGGCTCGCTGGCGCCGCTCGCCGAGATCGACATGCAGGGCCATGCGCTGGCGGCGGTGGACGACATCGCCCTTCAGGTCCCCGAACGCCACGCCAAGCGCAATCTCGACATCGGCCTGCCGGCGGACATGCGCTATTTCAACAGCGGCGTGCTGCTGATCGATCTGGAGGCCTGGCGCCATCAGCGGATTTCCGAGCGGGTCATCGAGTTCGTCGACGCCCATCCCGAACTGCCGATGATGGACCAGGACGCGCTCAACGGCGCGCTGCGCGGCGACTGGCTGGCGCTGGACGAGCGCTGGAACATGCATCGCCGCCTGAAGAAGGGTCGTTATGTCGACGACCCCTCGATCTGGGCGGATGCGCGGATCATTCACTTCATCGGCCAGATCAAGCCGAACTACTCCGATTGCGGCCACCCCTCGCGCGATCTCTATTTCGAGCACCGCGCGCGCACGCCCTTCGCCAACGCGCCGATCAAGACGCGGTTCGGACGGAAGGTCGAGAAACGGGTGCGCCGGCTCAAACGTTTCATCGGCCGCCTCAAGCGAAGATTCGAGGGCTAG
- a CDS encoding Lrp/AsnC family transcriptional regulator, translating into MPRRIDAIDMSILRELQSDGRITNVELSQRVGISAPPCLRRVRTLEEEGIIKGYRALLDEKQLGFELMAFAMVHLVSQAETDLNAFAEQVERWPLVRDCWMLSGETDFILLCVAPDLRSFQNFVHELTGAPNVRNVKTALSLKQTKDAPVVPMEGSAP; encoded by the coding sequence TTGCCTCGCCGTATCGACGCGATCGACATGAGCATCCTGCGCGAGCTCCAGAGCGACGGCCGCATCACCAATGTGGAGCTGTCGCAGCGCGTCGGCATTTCCGCGCCGCCATGCCTGCGCCGCGTGCGCACGCTGGAGGAGGAGGGCATCATCAAGGGCTATCGCGCCCTGCTTGATGAAAAGCAGCTCGGCTTTGAACTGATGGCCTTCGCCATGGTTCATCTCGTCAGCCAGGCCGAGACGGACCTCAACGCCTTCGCCGAGCAGGTCGAGCGCTGGCCGCTGGTGCGCGACTGCTGGATGCTGTCGGGCGAGACGGACTTCATCCTGCTTTGCGTCGCGCCCGACCTCCGCAGCTTCCAGAACTTCGTGCATGAGCTGACGGGCGCGCCCAATGTGCGCAACGTGAAGACCGCGCTCTCGCTGAAGCAGACCAAGGATGCCCCGGTGGTGCCGATGGAGGGGAGCGCTCCTTGA
- the trxB gene encoding thioredoxin-disulfide reductase: MSSAAISSASPHHVKVLIIGSGPAGYTAAVYAARAMLQPVLIQGIQPGGQLTITTDVENYPGFADPIQGPWLMEQMLTQAEKMGTRIVNDIVTKADFSSRPFRLETDSGQVWIAETVILATGAQARWLDLPSEQAYRGFGVSACATCDGFFYRGKEVFVIGGGNTAVEEALFLTNFASKVTIVHRRDSFRAERILQDRLFAHPKVEVVWNAALHEVKGGEEPTKVTGVVLKNVETGALSEHRADGVFIAIGHAPATELVAGQLTLKPSGYVWTAPHSTQTSVEGVFAAGDVADDIFRQAVTAAGMGCMAALEAERFLAVQEPLAQAAE; this comes from the coding sequence ATGTCGTCGGCTGCGATTTCCAGTGCTTCGCCCCACCACGTCAAGGTTCTGATCATCGGTTCCGGTCCTGCGGGCTATACCGCGGCCGTGTATGCCGCGCGGGCGATGCTGCAACCGGTGCTGATCCAGGGCATCCAGCCCGGCGGGCAGCTGACCATCACCACCGATGTCGAGAACTATCCCGGCTTCGCCGACCCGATCCAGGGGCCGTGGCTGATGGAGCAGATGCTGACCCAGGCCGAGAAGATGGGAACCCGCATCGTCAACGACATCGTGACCAAGGCCGACTTCTCCTCCCGGCCGTTCCGGCTGGAGACCGATTCCGGGCAGGTGTGGATCGCCGAAACGGTCATCCTCGCCACCGGCGCGCAGGCGCGCTGGCTGGATCTGCCCTCCGAGCAGGCCTATCGCGGCTTCGGCGTCTCCGCCTGCGCCACCTGCGACGGCTTCTTCTATCGCGGCAAGGAAGTGTTCGTGATCGGCGGCGGCAACACCGCCGTGGAAGAGGCCCTGTTCCTCACCAATTTCGCCTCCAAGGTCACCATCGTGCACCGCCGCGACAGCTTCCGCGCCGAGCGCATCCTGCAGGATCGCCTGTTTGCGCACCCCAAGGTCGAGGTGGTGTGGAACGCCGCCCTGCATGAGGTGAAGGGCGGCGAGGAGCCGACCAAGGTGACCGGTGTGGTGCTGAAGAACGTGGAGACCGGCGCGCTGAGCGAGCATCGGGCGGACGGCGTGTTCATCGCCATCGGCCATGCCCCGGCGACCGAACTCGTCGCCGGCCAGCTCACGCTCAAGCCGAGCGGCTATGTCTGGACCGCGCCGCATTCCACCCAGACCTCGGTCGAGGGTGTCTTCGCCGCCGGCGACGTCGCCGACGATATTTTCCGCCAGGCCGTAACCGCCGCCGGCATGGGCTGCATGGCAGCGCTGGAGGCCGAACGCTTCCTCGCTGTCCAGGAGCCTCTCGCCCAAGCCGCCGAGTGA